The nucleotide window TCACTAGCATAATTCCATGAGAGATTAAAGATGCAATCTCGCTCTTTCGGACTTTGGTAGCTACCATAAACAGGAAATGTGATGGGAGATATTGGACTATCGTTTCCAAGCTTCTCAAGCAGCGCCTCAACATCATAGACTATCAGATGCCCATCTATGAAGCCTGcagaatatttttttttgtcacTAGATAATTCCGCTGAGAGAATAGGCACTCCATCAGCGATGGTAACAGCAATTaaagtattttttgataacgACCATAGACGGATCGATCCATCCATCGAAGAAGATATTATCTTATCGTCATCAAGCCAACAAGCTGAAACGATGGTTTGTGAATGGCCATAAAAACAATTGCTCGGGTTACTGCTGCCTCCTCGCCAAACTCTCAAGGTAAAATCATCCGAAGCGCTTAATAATAGCTTTTTGTTTCGATTGAATTTTAGAATACCTATTGGACCTTGATGACCAATTAGTTTACCGATAGGTTTCCTCTCTCCAATTTGATATACTATCAGTGAACCTTGGATCCCTGGCAAGACAAATTTATCCTTTTCTACCCATTCCAAATCAACGCCCAAAGAGTCAGAATCTGctgcattttctttcaattcaaaattctgtAGAGCTGTGCCAGTTATTACGTTCCATAAGATTGCAACGTTATCAACATCTGATGTGAGAAAATGTGAATCGTCCTCGTTCCATTTAATGGATACAATGGGTGACCTATGGAAGCTGAAAACATTTTGTAGGTGTCCTTCGGCATTCCATAGCCTCAGTTCACCGTTTTCCACTCCAGTGACGATTTTCTTCCCATCTGGCGACCATGCTAAGCAGGTAACTTGGTTTGTTGTTATACCGCTAGATGAATTAAATGCAAAAGGGTGTCTCAATTCTAACGACTTCTCGACAGTCGCTTTTTCAGAATTGTAGTGTATGATCCTGGCCAATGAATCCTGTCCTCCAACTGCTAACAGCTCCGGAAAGTGAGGATTCCAACTTGAGAGAACTATCTTACCAagttttttctcttctttcaagGTCTTGATGAAAAGCGGGGGACTTTTGCTCCTCGTATTGCTATCTTTATCTGGTGCGACACTATACacaacttctttttctttctcttttttctcatcttcCAAACTCTCATAATCATTCTCCAGTGAAAATCTGCCTTTAGCCACCACCTCTGGGCAAGTTGCCTTGTCAATTTCTAGTGCTTGCGCAAGATTAAAAATACTCGCATAGTGTGTCTCATCCACATCTCGAAGCTTGCCAGTTGAGTCCACCAGCAACTCGCACTCACAAAAAAGTATACCTTTCTGAACGAGATTTACCAATGTTCCAAGTGGTATGTGCTGCTTGTATTTTCGGTCAAATTCCAATACTCGAGTATCATCCTGCAGTGCCAATGCACTAACCTCGTTACCGGTCTCTTGAAGATACCGCCATATCAAATAATTTAGCTCTTCACTAGTAATACTCATAACTTAAGCATAAACGCGGACTATTGTGAGAATTCCTACTATTAGCTAACCGAAACTCAATCTGTGttaacatttttttgaaatgacATTCCAGCTCGTTTGTTTActtcaaagtttgaaatttcctcaaaaaagatcaaaCGCTTGTAAGCTAAAAAGGgcaatattgaaattagAGAAGAAGTAAATACGATATAACTCATATTGGAGTTTATTGGCATTTGACAAATCCATCATCAAGCAGAAATGgtggatttttcattaaaaaaggcaaaaaacaattggaaaaacACTCGAGGGTCTTCTCCCACCAAGGAGAAGTTGAACGATTCACCATCAAAGATTAAAACGAAGATGCCCAACAAAAAGAATCCATACACTAGCATGAAAATGTCTCCAGAGTACTCCAAGTTACCGACGATGGACGCCAAGCAAAAGACAAAAGTAGCTAGCTCAATGCAGCGCAGACTGTCCATGCAAAATCCAAACTATGTTCCCCCAAAACTGGATTATTCGATGCCCCTGCCAATGTCTTCCATGGAAAGTCTTATTCAAGGCCATAATGCGAGTGGTGCAAATTTGGTTCATGGGAGTAATCCACAGCCAATCGTTGATAGGGCTCACAATGGAAAACCGTCGGCCCACCCCAAAACTTCTCAACCGAGTACAGAAATGCCCTCGGCAATAATGAAGCCAGAAGCACTACGGAAAGTTCTAGGTAATCCTAATTTCAATGCAAAGTCGTTTGTTCATGATGCACTTGGAGATGCCACTGCTATAGAAATAGATGGATTTACCTCAAACTTAACAGACTTAGCAAGCGAAGTTCAAGAGGAAGCtaaagaaaatattaataGGTCGCACAGAGACATTTTGACGGTGAATAATGATCTTGGGAGTGCAGCTCAGGAATTAAAACAATTAAGAACAAGTATTAATGAGCTGAATGAAGCAATGCAACAATTATTGGTCATGGCCCAAAAAAGGCTTCAAACAGAGGAGCATTCATCACAACCATCATCAAAGAATAGCAATGCGCCATCATCAGG belongs to Zygotorulaspora mrakii chromosome 1, complete sequence and includes:
- the SIF2 gene encoding Sif2p (similar to Saccharomyces cerevisiae SIF2 (YBR103W); ancestral locus Anc_3.344): MSITSEELNYLIWRYLQETGNEVSALALQDDTRVLEFDRKYKQHIPLGTLVNLVQKGILFCECELLVDSTGKLRDVDETHYASIFNLAQALEIDKATCPEVVAKGRFSLENDYESLEDEKKEKEKEVVYSVAPDKDSNTRSKSPPLFIKTLKEEKKLGKIVLSSWNPHFPELLAVGGQDSLARIIHYNSEKATVEKSLELRHPFAFNSSSGITTNQVTCLAWSPDGKKIVTGVENGELRLWNAEGHLQNVFSFHRSPIVSIKWNEDDSHFLTSDVDNVAILWNVITGTALQNFELKENAADSDSLGVDLEWVEKDKFVLPGIQGSLIVYQIGERKPIGKLIGHQGPIGILKFNRNKKLLLSASDDFTLRVWRGGSSNPSNCFYGHSQTIVSACWLDDDKIISSSMDGSIRLWSLSKNTLIAVTIADGVPILSAELSSDKKKYSAGFIDGHLIVYDVEALLEKLGNDSPISPITFPVYGSYQSPKERDCIFNLSWNYASDKVVVAYSIEEGSIISM